In a single window of the Equus quagga isolate Etosha38 chromosome 7, UCLA_HA_Equagga_1.0, whole genome shotgun sequence genome:
- the FGF1 gene encoding fibroblast growth factor 1 isoform X1 — protein MAEGEITTFTALTEKFNLPPGNYKKPKLLYCSNGGHFLRILPDGTVDGTRDRSDQHIQLQLSAESVGEVYIKSTETGQYLAMDTDGLLYGSQTPNEECLFLERLEENHYNTYTSKKHAEKNWFVGLKKNGSCKRGPRTHYGQKAILFLPLPVSSD, from the exons ATGGCTGAAGGAGAAATCACAACCTTCACGGCCCTGACCGAGAAGTTTAATCTGCCTCCAGGGAATTACAAGAAGCCCAAACTCCTCTACTGTAGCAATGGGGGCCACTTCCTGAGGATCCTTCCAGATGGCACAGTGGATGGGACAAGGGACAGGAGCGACCAGCACA ttcagCTGCAGCTCAGTGCGGAAAGCGTGGGGGAGGTGTATATAAAGAGTACCGAGACTGGCCAGTACTTGGCCATGGACACCGACGGGCTTTTGTACGGCTCA CAGACACCAAACGAGGAATGTTTGTTCCTGGAAAGGCTGGAGGAAAACCATTACAACacctacacatccaagaagcacGCAGAGAAGAACTGGTTCGTTGGTCTCAAGAAGAATGGGAGCTGCAAACGCGGTCCTCGGACTCACTATGGGCAGAAAGCAATCTTGTTTCTTCCCCTGCCCGTCTCCTCTGACTAA
- the FGF1 gene encoding fibroblast growth factor 1 isoform X2 — MAEGEITTFTALTEKFNLPPGNYKKPKLLYCSNGGHFLRILPDGTVDGTRDRSDQHIQLQLSAESVGEVYIKSTETGQYLAMDTDGLLYGSTPNEECLFLERLEENHYNTYTSKKHAEKNWFVGLKKNGSCKRGPRTHYGQKAILFLPLPVSSD; from the exons ATGGCTGAAGGAGAAATCACAACCTTCACGGCCCTGACCGAGAAGTTTAATCTGCCTCCAGGGAATTACAAGAAGCCCAAACTCCTCTACTGTAGCAATGGGGGCCACTTCCTGAGGATCCTTCCAGATGGCACAGTGGATGGGACAAGGGACAGGAGCGACCAGCACA ttcagCTGCAGCTCAGTGCGGAAAGCGTGGGGGAGGTGTATATAAAGAGTACCGAGACTGGCCAGTACTTGGCCATGGACACCGACGGGCTTTTGTACGGCTCA ACACCAAACGAGGAATGTTTGTTCCTGGAAAGGCTGGAGGAAAACCATTACAACacctacacatccaagaagcacGCAGAGAAGAACTGGTTCGTTGGTCTCAAGAAGAATGGGAGCTGCAAACGCGGTCCTCGGACTCACTATGGGCAGAAAGCAATCTTGTTTCTTCCCCTGCCCGTCTCCTCTGACTAA
- the FGF1 gene encoding fibroblast growth factor 1 isoform X4 — protein MPVAPSHSCWDNKNVSRHGQMSPEEQYRLPPVQLQLSAESVGEVYIKSTETGQYLAMDTDGLLYGSQTPNEECLFLERLEENHYNTYTSKKHAEKNWFVGLKKNGSCKRGPRTHYGQKAILFLPLPVSSD, from the exons atgccagtagcaccatCCCACTCCTGCTGGgacaacaaaaatgtctctagacatggccaaatgtcccctgaagAACAATATCGCCTGCCCCCAG ttcagCTGCAGCTCAGTGCGGAAAGCGTGGGGGAGGTGTATATAAAGAGTACCGAGACTGGCCAGTACTTGGCCATGGACACCGACGGGCTTTTGTACGGCTCA CAGACACCAAACGAGGAATGTTTGTTCCTGGAAAGGCTGGAGGAAAACCATTACAACacctacacatccaagaagcacGCAGAGAAGAACTGGTTCGTTGGTCTCAAGAAGAATGGGAGCTGCAAACGCGGTCCTCGGACTCACTATGGGCAGAAAGCAATCTTGTTTCTTCCCCTGCCCGTCTCCTCTGACTAA